A stretch of Camelina sativa cultivar DH55 chromosome 18, Cs, whole genome shotgun sequence DNA encodes these proteins:
- the LOC104762445 gene encoding 40S ribosomal protein S15-6: MAINEPEFATAVAVATKERTFKKFSFRGFNVDALLKMSNFDLAKLFNARVRRRFYRGLKKRPLILIKKLRKAKKEASEENKKKPEAVKTHLRNMIIVPEMIGSVVGVHNGKNFNEVVIKPEMIGHYLAEFSMTCKKVNHSRPRICGCGCFRRSTRFIPLR; encoded by the coding sequence ATGGCGATCAACGAACCAGAGTTTGCCACAGCCGTGGCGGTGGCGACAAAGGAGAGAACATTCAAGAAATTCTCATTCAGAGGATTCAACGTTGATGCTCTTCTCAAGATGTCAAACTTTGATCTCGCTAAGCTCTTCAACGCTCGTGTTCGCAGGAGGTTCTACAGGGGATTAAAGAAGAGACCTCTGATTCTGATCAAGAAGCTGCGTAAGGCGAAAAAAGAAGCAAGTgaggagaacaagaagaagcctGAAGCGGTGAAAACACATCTAAGGAACATGATCATTGTCCCTGAGATGATTGGAAGTGTTGTCGGAGTTCATAATGGCAAGAACTTTAACGAAGTCGTGATTAAGCCTGAGATGATTGGTCATTACCTTGCCGAGTTTTCGATGACTTGCAAGAAGGTTAATCACTCTAGACCACGTatttgtggttgtggttgtttcCGTCGGTCCACTAGGTTTATTCCTCTTAGGTGA